The window GCTGGCCCGGATGGCCCGCCACCACGTCCACTCGGCCGTGGAGGCCGCCCGCGCCGGCTATCGGGGCGCGGCCGTCGAGCTCAAGGGCCACCTGCCGCCACACGCCATCGAGGCCGTGCTCGACGCCTACCGCCAGGAGGGCCCGCGCCTGGTGCGCCTGTCACGCTCGATCGAGGTGGTGGAGCGCGCCCTGCGCGGCGACATGTTCACCGCGACCATGCGCCGCCGCCCGTGACGCCTCACCTGGTGCGCCTGGCGATGCCCCCGATCACGGCGGTGGCCAGCAGCCCGGCCAGCACCAGGATCATGACGTCGCGCGCGCTCAGCCCGCCTCGCTCCCGCTCGTCCCGCTCGCCTGCGGCCTTCTTCGCGTCGGCGGACCGGTCGGACGGGCCCTCCTGCCGCGACGACCGTTCCGACGGGCGCTCCGACGCGCGTTCCGACGGCCGGTCGGTGGAGCGGTCGGCGGGCGCGCGCGCCTGGAGCGCGCGGTCCGGGAGGGGCACGCGGTAGAGCGGGCTGGCCGGGCCCTCGCTGCCCACCAGCAACGCGCGCCCGTCGGAGGCGAACGCGATCGTCTCGGCCTGTTTCAGCTCCGGCATCGTCACCTTGGCGATGGTCTCGCCGGACGGTTTGAAGAGGGTGGCGGAGAAGTAGGTGCGGATGACGTACGACGAGCCGTCGGGGGCGTAGGCGGCGTCGGTGGCCATGAGCGGCGCGGCGGCGACCTTGCGCAGGACGTTCACCCGGTCGGTGCGCAGCGTCTTGGGAGCGACGTACACCGAGCCGGCGAACTCCTTCGAGACCACGTACAGCCGGCCCGTCCGGGGGTGCGCCATGATGCCCTCGGCGTTGCGCCCGCCGTCCTCGTAGCGGAACCGGTAGCGCACCGCCGTGACCGTGGCGTCGCGCAGCGTCGGCGGCTCCATGACCTTGTAGATCGAGATGTCGGGCCAGGCGCCGTCGAGGTTGTCGCCGATGTCGGCGAACCAGAGCACGCCGCGCCCGGTCGTGAGGTCCCTGCGGGCGGCCATGGCCTCCCAGTCGCGGGCCTCGGCGCCCCGCACGCGGAAGGTCGCCCTGGTGCGGCCGTCCGCGCCGACCGCGTAGAACTTCGGCTCCGCCGAGGAGTCGTTGTGGGTGTAGTAGACGCCCGGATGGGTGGGCGACACGGCCAGGCCGCTGGACTCGGTGATCTCCCGGTCCCGGAACGTGAAGAGTTTCTCGCCGGTGTCGTCGGCGGAGGCGGCCAGAGCCCGGACGCCCTGAGCGGCCTGAACCTGAACGGCCTGAACGTCCTGAGCGGCCTGCGCCTGAACGGTCTGAGCCGCCTGAGCCTGGGCGGCCTGAGCGGCCGGGACGGCTGCGACGGCACACGTCACGGCGCACGTCACGCAGGCCACGGCGAGCGTTCGCTGCAGAAGATCCCCCACGCCGCCATCATGCCCCAACCGGCACCCGGCCGACCCTCGCGCTGTGCCGGTGGAAGCCCGTGCCCTGGAGCACGACCAGTCCCGCGTTGGCGACGGCCACGGCCACCCACAGCCCCGCGATCCCCCACCCGGCGGCCACGGGCACGGCGGCGAGGACGAGCAGCCCGTACCCGGCGGCGAAGTAGCGCAGGCTCGCCGCCGACCGCTTGAGCCCGGTCAGCCCGATGCCCTGGACGGCCTGCGTCCCGTCGGCGGCCGAGGCGAGCAGCATCAGCGGCAGCAGCGCGACGACCCGCTCGCGCACCCCGGCGTCGTCGGTGAACAGCGACGGCACGGCGTCGCCGGAGAGCAGCAGCGCCAGCGCGGCGACGCCGGTGCCGGCCAGGGCGAGCAGCGCGGCGGCCCGGTTGGCCCGCCGCGCCTCGGCCGGGGTGCCCGCGCGCGCCACCTCGGGCAGCGCCGCCTGCGCCACGGAGACCGACGCCACCAGGATGAGTCCGGTGAGCGTGCCGAGAACGGCGTGGGCGGCGGCGTCGCGGGTGTTCGTCGTGCCGGCCGCGAACGTGATGACGCCCAGCCCGCCGAACTTGATCAGCACTGTGGCCGCCAGCGGGAGGCTCACCCGGGCCAGCCGGGCGATCTCGGCCACCCGCGGCCGGCCCTGTCCCACCCGGACGCCGAGCACGCGGCGCAGGGCCAGGTTCGACACGGTCACGGCCGCCAGGCCCGACAGCAGCCAGGCGATCCCCACCCCGGTCAGGCCCAGCGGCGGCACCAGCGCGACCGCGCAGCCGATGATCACCGCCGTGCCCGCCAGGCTGGACCAGAGCACCGGCCGGCCGCGCCCGAACGCGACGAGCACCGTGGTGGCGCCGCCTCCGGAGGCGTGCACGAGCAGGGAGAGGGCCAGCAGGTAGGGCAGCGGGCCCAGCTCGGCCACGACCTCGCCGGGCACGCCGGCCGCGCCCGCCAGCGCGGGCACGGCGAGCACGGCGAGAGCGCCGGCCGTACCGACGAGGAAGGTGAGCCAGCGCGCGTCGCGCAGGACGGGCACGGCGGCGGCCGGGTCGTCGCGGTGGGGTGCGACGAACGGCGAGAGCCCGCGCAACGCGCCCACGACGGCGGCGGTGGCGGGGGTGAGCACGGCGGTCATGACCGCGAAGGCCGCGAGGGTGACGGTGTCGTGCCGGCCGAGCACCGCGGTCACCACCAGGGTCCCGACCATGCCCGTGACCATGGAGAGGAACAGGGGCACCGCCGCGCGCAGGATGCCCTTGATCACCCGGGTCACCCTACTAGCCTGGAGTGCACTCCAGGTGCTTAGCCTGAAGAGCATGGACTACGTGAACCTCGGACGCAGCGGGCTCAAGGTGAGCCCGCTCTGCCTCGGCACGATGAACTTCGGCCCCGTGACCAGCGAGGAAGACTCCTTCGCGATCATGGACCGGGCTCACGAGTTGGGCTTGAACTTCTTCGACACAGCAAACGTCTACGGCTGGAAGCAGGGCGAGGGGATCACCGAGAAGATCCTCGGCAACTGGTTCGCCAAGGGTGGCGGTCGCAGGGAGAAGACCGTCATCGCGACCAAGCTCTACGGGTCGATGGGCGACTGGCCCAACGACAACCTGCTGTCCGCGCTGAACATCCGCCGCGCCTGCGACGCCTCGCTCAAGCGGATGCAGACCGACTACATCGACATCTACCAGGCCCACCACGTCGACCGGAACACCCCGTTCGACGAGTTCTGGGAGGCCATGGAGGTGCTGCGCCAGCAGGGCAAGATCCTGTACGTCGGCTCGTCCAACTTCGCGGGCTGGCACGTCGCCAAGGCCCAGGAGACCGCGGCCCGGCGCGGCACGTTCGGCCTGGTCAGCGAGCAGTCGCACTACAACCTGCTGACCCGGGCGGTGGAGCTGGAGGTGCTGCCCGCCTGCGAGGACTACGGCCTCGGCGTCATCCCGTGGAGCCCGCTGGCCGGTGGCCTGCTCGGCGGCGTGCTGCGCAAGACCGACAAGGGCCGCTCCGCGACCGAGAACATGGTCAAGGAGCTCGACAAGCACCGCGACAAGATCGAGCAGTTCGAGAAGTTCTGCGACGAGCTGGGCGAGGAGCCGGCGTACGTGGCGCTGGCGTGGCTGCTCACGCGGCCGGCGGTCACCGCGCCGATCATCGGCCCGCGCACGATCGAGCAGCTCGACGGCACCATGCGGACCCTGGAGATCAGGCTGGACGAGCAGGCGCTGGCCCGGCTCGACGAGATCTTCCCGGGGCACCGGACGGCGCCGGAGGACTACGCCTGGTAGTCGCCCGCCGGGTCAGCTCAGCAACGCGCCGACGACCACGATGAGCAGGAGCAGGCCGAGGACGACGGGCAGCAGCCAGGAGCGAGGACGGTCCACGTGCTGGAGCCTAATCGGGCCGGGAGGGTGCCAGCACCCATTCGGCCAGTGACTCGTACCTCACGTGGGCGCCCTGGTGGCTGCGGACGAGCCGGACGGACTCCGCCCGCCACGGCGAGCCGCTGAACCACTCCAGCGACTCGACCAGCGGGCGGAGGTCCGTCTCCGCCTTGGCCCTGGCCAGGGTGAGGTGCGGGTGGAATCGCTTGTCGTCGGTCTGCGCGGCGCCGGCCCGGCGGGCTCCCGCCCGGACCGAGTCGGCCAGCCGGGTCATCGGGTCGCCGGACAGCCCGGCCCAGAAGACGCGGGCCCGCCGCAGCGACGAGAACGCCCCGAACCCGGTGAAGGCCAGGTCCAGGGCCGCGTGCCGGCGCACGGCCCGCGCCAGGCGCGTCTCCAGCTCGGGCAGGGCGCTCTCGGGCACCTCGCCGAAGAACCCCAGCGTGATGTGCCAGGTGGCGCGCTCGGGCCAGCGCAGGCCGGGCACCTGCCCGACGTGCGGCGCGATCGCGCGCTCGATCTCGTCGAGCACCCCCGCAGGCGGCACGACGGCCGCGAAGAGCCTCATGCCATCCGATTCTGCAACCCGCCGGGTCAGGCCGCGAGCGCCATCGGCCCGCGCACGCGCGCCCCGATCAACCGGGTCAGCAGCACGGCCAGCCCGACGCCCACCAGCACGAGCATGCCGGAGAGCATCACACCGGCTCGCGGCCCGCCCAGCTCGGACAGCCACCCGACCAGCGGCGCGCCGATCGGGGCGCCGCCGGTGAACACCAGCATGTAGATGCCCATCACCCGGCCCCGCATCTCGGGCGAGGTGGCGAGCTGGACGCCGGCGTTCGCGGCCGTGTTGACCGTGATGAGCGCGACCCCGGTCGGGATCAACAGCAGCAGGTAGGCCGGGTAGAACGGGGCCAGCCCCGTCGCCACCTGGAACAGCCCGAACCCGATCGCGCCGGCCATGAGCAGCCTGCGAGACGGCCGGGCCCGCCGGGCGGCGAGCAGGGCCCCGCCGAGCGCGCCCACGGCGAACATGCTGGACGCCAGGCCGAACGAGGACGCCCCCGCGTGGAAGACCTCGCGGGCCATGAGCGCGATCGACATCGAGAACGACTGCGCGAACATCGAGACGAACCCGATCAGCAGCACCGGCATGAGCAGTTCCTCGCGCTCCAGCACGTAGCGCAGCCCCTCGCGGAGCTGGCCCTTGGCGCGCGGCACCGGGTCGGACAGATGGAGCTCCGACTTGCGCATGAAGACCAGGCTGGAGATGACGCCGGCGAACGTGAGCGCGTTGATCAGGAACAGCGGCCCGGTGCCCCCGAGCACGTAGATCAGCACACCGGCGATGGCCGGGCCGACCACGCGGGCCAGGTTGAAGATCGAGCTGTTGAGCGCGATCGCGTTGGACAGGTCCTGCCGGCCGACCATCTCGACCACGAACGCCTGCCGGGTCGGCACCTCGACGCAGGAGATCAGGCCGAGGACGAACGCCATCACGTACACGTGCCAGACCTGCGCGGCGCCGGTCATCGTCAGCACGCCGATCGTCAGCGCGAGCCCGGCCATCAGCGACTGGGCGGCTATGAGGATGGGGCGCTTGGGGTAGCGGTCGGCGAGCACGCCGCCGAACATCCCGAAGAACAGCATGGGGAGGAACTGCAGCGCGGTCGCCATGCCGAGGGCCGCCGCGCTGCCACCGGTGAGCTCCAGCACCAGCCAGTCCTGGGCTGTGCGCTGTAGCCAGGTGCCGACGTTGGAGACGGCACCGCCGGCCGCGAACATGCGGTAGTTGCGAATCTTGAGCGACCGGAACATCCCGGTCCTGGGTTGTTCGGGCTCTATATCCTGCTGAGCTTCTCCAGTATGGGCGCCGCCTGCCTGAGGATGGCCCGCTCCTCTGGTGTCAGCTCCTTCAGCCGCTGCGTCAGCCACGCTTCCTTGCGGCGTCGCTCCTCCTTCAGCAGCTTCTGGGCGGCCTCGGTCACGGTCACGGTCACCTGGCGCCGGTCGGTCGAGTGCGGGGTGCGCGACACCAGGCCGCGCTCCTCGAGCGCCGCGATCACGCGCGTCATCGAGGGCGGCTGCACCTTCTCGAGCTCGGCCAACTCGCCGGGGGTTATCCCGGAGTGCCGTTCCACCGCGGCGAGCGTCGCGAACTGCGTGGGAGTCAGCGAGTGGGCCGCCGCCTGTCGTCGTAGGCGCCTGGTCAACCGCGCCAGCGACACGCGCAGGGCGGATGCCAGGCCTGCGTCGCTGCGCAGGCTTGTCTGTGGGGTGTTGGTTAGCATGAGTCATTACCTTTGCTAACTATACGGCATGGCAAGATATTTCCCCGATCCTTCGTCGTCTCACCTTGTGATACACCGAGGCCGCCCCCCGCGCGAGAGGGCGGCCTCGACCGGTGTCAGAGCCCGAGCAGCGCCTTGATCGGGCCGAGCGCGAAGTAGAGCACGAAGAGCAGCGTGACCACCCACAGCAGCGGGTGGATCTCCCGCGCCTTGCCCCGCACGATCTTGATGAACACGTAGCTGATGAAGCCGGCGCCGACGCCGTTCGAGATCGAGTACGTGAACGGCATGACCACGATGGTGAGGAACGCCGGGATGGCGATCTCGTAGTCGGTGAAGTCGATCTCGCGCACCGAGGTCATCATGAGGAAGCCCACCACGACCAGGGCCGGCGCCGCGGCCTCGTGCGGCACGATCACGACCAGCGGCGCGAAGAAGATGGCGCCCAGGAACAGCAGACCGGTCACCACGCTGGCCAGGCCGGTGCGCGCGCCCTCGCCGACGCCGGCCGCCGACTCGATGTAGGTGGTGTTGGACGACACCGAGCCCGCGCCGCCGACGGCCGCGCCGAGCGAGTCGACGAGCAGGATCTCCTTCGTGCGCGGCAGCGTCCCGTCCTCCCGGAGCAGCCCGGCCTGGCGGCCGACGCCGACCATGGTGCCCATGGTGTCGAAGAAGTCGGTGATGAGCAGGGTGAACACGAAGAGCACGGCGAGCAGCACCGACACCTGGCTGAACGCGCCGAACGGGTCGAACTCGGTGAAGAGCGTCAAGGGGTTGTGGAAGCCGATGATCTCACTCGGCTTGGGCACGGTGGGCTGGTTGAGCTGCCAGCCGCCGGGGTTCTCGGCGGAGAACCTGCCGACCCGTGCGACGAGCTCGACGATCACCGCCAGCACGGTCGTGCTCACGATGCCGATGAGGATGGCGCCCTTGACCCTGCGCGCCACCAGCCCTGCCGTGACGAGCAGGCCCACCAGGAAGACGAAGATCGGCCAGGAGGTGAGGCTGCCGCCGATGCCCATCTCCAGGGCCGGACCACCGGTCGCACGACGGACGAAGCCCGCGTCGACGAAGCCGATCAGCGCGATGAACAAGCCGATGCCCACGCTGATCGCGGTCTTCAACTCGGTGGGGATCGCGTGGAAGACCGCCACCCGGAAGCCGGTCAGCACCAGGACGCCGATGATGACGCCTTCGAGGAACACCAGCCCCATGGCGGCTTCCCAGGTCATCACGGGGGCGATGCTGAAGGCCACGAACGCGTTGATGCCGAGCCCGGCCGCCATCGCGAAGGGCACCCGGGCGACCGTCCCCATGAGGATGGTCATGACGCCGGCCACGAAGGCCGTGCCCGCCGCCACGAGCGCCACGTTCGGCCCCGCCGTGCCGTCGCCGATGTACTGCTTCTGGACGTCCTGGGCCGTGGCGATGATGATCGGATTCAGCACGACGATGTAGGCCATCGTGAAGAACGTGGCGAGCCCGCCCCGTATCTCACGGGAGAAGGTGGACTCACGTGCGCTGATGCCGAAGAAATGATCGAGTCTGCTCTTCAAGTCACTCACGCGCGAAGCGTAGACGGGACCTTACGGTACGCCAAAAGTGCTGGTGACCGTATCGAGACCTGATTGGAAGCTAGGGTGGACGTGTGAAGCAGGAGTGGCACCCCGATCCCGAGCCGATCGAGACCAACGACACGGCCACCGTCGCCGTCGGCATCGGCCTGTGGGTGCTCGCGCTCGTCGCCCTGCTGATCTTCCGTCCCGCTCCGGAGCACTCGTGGTGGATCTGGACGTGCGTCGCCGGCGTGGTCCTCGGCCTGATGGGACTGGCGTACGTGCGCAGGCGCGAATCCCAGCGGGAGGTTCCCGGCGACAGGTGACATTCGTCATCCCCGACTCATCCCGGAAGTCAGCGACAAGAGCTGTTAGACGCCACTACCTGCGTAAAACCGGCTTCGGCATGCTGATGGGCATGAAGAAGACCCTGCTCACCTTCGTCCTGTGCGCGACCGCTCTCGCCGGATGCGGCAGCGCGGAAGACCCCGCCAAGCCCGCCGCCGACCCCGCCGCGAAGAGCACCGACCGGTCGCCCGGCCGGCCGGCCGAGGACACGGGCACGGTCGCCTGGAGCACGTGCACGGGCCTGACCGGCCCCGACGGCAAGCCCGCCGCGCCTGACCCGTCCGTCGAGTGCGGCACCATCAAGGTGCCGCTCGACTACGCCAAGCCCGACGGCGAGCAGATCGGCCTGGCGCTGATCCGCGTCAAGGCCACCACCGACGACAGGCTCGGCTCCCTGGTGTTCAACTTCGGCGGGCCGGGCGGCTCCGGGGTCGACACCCTGGCCCTGGCCGCCAAGGCGTTCGCCGGGCTGGGCACCCGCTACGACCTCGTCAGCTTCGACCCGCGCGGCGTCGACCGCAGCGCCGGCGTCAGGTGCGGCGGCGAGGTCGAACGCCTCCTCGCCGCCGGCTCCGACGCCGACGGCGAGAAGCTGACCAAGCAGTTCACCGCCGCCTGCGAGAAGGACTCCGGCAAGATCCTGCCGTACGTCGGCACCGTCAACGCCGCCAAGGACCTCGAACGGCTGCGCGCCGCGCTCGGCGACGACCAGCTCAACTACTTCGGCCTCTCGTACGGCACGCACCTCGGCGCCGTCTACGCCACCCACTTCCCGAAGAACGTCGGCAGGTTCGTCCTCGACAGCGCCTACGACCCGACGGTGACGTTCGAGGAGCGGGCCGTCACCCAGGCGACCGGCTTCGCCACCTCCTTCGAGGCGTTCGCCAAGGACTGCGTCGCGCAGGGCTGCGACCTCGGCAGGACCACCGCCGAGGTGAAGGCGAACGTCGAGGCGCTGGTGGAGGGGCTGAAGACCAAGCCGCTCAAGGTCGGCTCGCGCACCCTCACCCACGGTCTCGGCCAGCTCGCCGTCATCACCCCGTTGTACGCCAAGGCCACCTGGCCGATGCTGGAGCAGGCCGCCGCGTCCGCGATGAAGGGCGACGGCGCCACGCTGCTGGCGCTGGCCGACTCCTACACCGGCCGCAAGCCCGACGGCACGTACTCGACCATGCTCACCAGCCTGCAGGCGATCAACTGCGTCGACAGCGCCGAGCGCCCCGGCCGCGCCGAGACCGCCGCGATCAACAAGAAGGTCGAGAAGGTCTTCCCCGTCCTCGCCAGCGAGACCCCGGTCATGGCCTGCTCGTACTGGCCGGCGAAGGGCGACGACGAGGCCAAGCGGATCGACGCCACCGGCTCGGCCCCGATCGTCGTCATCGGCGGCAAGGGCGACCCGGCCACGCCGTACCAGTGGGCGGTCAGCCTGAACAAGCTGCTCAAGACCGGTGTCCTGATCACCTACGAGGGCGAGGGCCACGGCGCCTACCTCAGCGGCAGCTCGTGCATCATGCGCCTGGTCGACACGTACGTCCTGAGCGGCAAGGTCCCGGCCGCGAACACCTCCTGCCCCGCCGCCTGACCGCACCCCTCCGACCGCCGCCCCGCCTGAGCACGGCCCGTCCGGCCAGGCCCCGCCTGATCACAGGCTGCCTGATGAGGCCCCGCCTGATCACGGCCCGCCTGAGCACCCCCCGGCGCCGCCACCTCCGAGGTGACGGCGCCGTCCGGCGTCCCGGCGGCGGGAAGCGTGCGCACGGGACCTGGGGACAGGCCGCGAAACAGCGGCCTCAGGACAGGTCGGCCTCGGCGAGCAGGAGGGGGACGGCGGCAGGGTCGCGCAGCAGGGCCGCCACGGCGAGCCGGTCGTTCCACTGCCCGGTGGCCCAGGCCAGCCCGCGCGCCAGGCCATCCATCCCGGTGCAGTGCACGGCGCCCTCGAAGAACCGCCACGTGCACGCCACCCCGTCCACCAGCAGCTTCTCGTGCTCGACGTAGGTCTCGGGGGCCGTCGGGAGCAGGGAGCGGACCTCGGGCGGCACCGGCCGGACGGCGCCCTCGGAGGTGACCTCGCCGGTGGCCAGCTCGCCGGCGAGCGGCAGGTCGAGCAGCTCCGACAGCGCCTCGGCCAGGTCGTAGGGGGCGAGCACCAGCGGCCGGTCGGCGACGAGCTGCAACAGGTCGGGCGCCTCCACCACGACGGCGTCGTCGGCCGGGGCCACCACGATGTCGCCGTGCAGCACCGCGCGCACCCGGGAGGGCGGCGCCACCCGCTCCGGCTCGACGCCCGCCAGCGCCATCCACAGGGCGCGCAACTGGGCCCGGTCGACCTCGACGGACTCGTCGGCCATCAGGTCGAGCAGCTCCTCGGGACCGCCGTGGGAGGCCAGCAGCTCGGCCAGCGTGGTGCGCACACCCAGCATGGCCAGCGCGCCCTCATCGAGCCCGGCGGGCGCGTCGGCGTAGAGGCCCTGCAGCAGCGGATCGGCGCCGGGCAGCCGCAGCTCGCGCGGCCGGCGGCCGTCGAGCACGGGGTGCCCGGCCAGCCACCACGCGGTGTAGGACGGCACCTCGACGCCGCCGACGCGCAGCGGGTGCAGCGCGGCCCGCAACGGCGGCCTGGTGAGCAGCGCCAGCGCGGCCGGCCAGTCGGCGACCAGCTCCAGGTCGCGCACGGCCGCGAACTCCGCCACGACGGGCGGCACGTCGAGGTCGGGCAGCAGGTCGATGACGTGGTCGAGCCACTCGTCCTCGCCGTCGAGGTCGTGGTCGCAGTCGTCGTGGTCGAGCAGCACGTCGGAGTCGTGGGCCACGGCGAACCCGTCGAGCACGCCCACCGCCGCCAGCACCCGCGAGCCGTAGGTCTCCACCAGGTCGGCGGCCACCACGCCGAGGTGGCTGTCGGGCTCGACCAGCTTGGCCAGCGCGCCCTCCCCCAGCATGAGCTCGCCCGCCGGGTAGAGCTCGCCGTCGGCGCCGCGCAGCGCCAGCGCGGCCAGCCCCGGCGCCTCGCCGGGAGCGAGGCCGGCGGCCTCGACCAGCGACAGCACGGCCCGCGCGACAGGCTCCGGATCGGGGCTGTCGAGCGACTGGGTGACCGCCTCCTTGGTGAGCGGGTCGTCGAGGATGGTGCGCGGGGTCGCCTCGGCCGCCCCGAGCCGCAGCAGGGCCGGGTGGGCGGCGTCGGGGTGGACGATGCGCAGCCCGAGCGGCGTCAGGTCGAGCCCGCCGTGCCCGTCGAGCCGCAGGATGAGCGTGCCGCGCGGGCCCCGGACCAGGCGGCCGTCGGCCAGCGGCACCGGCAGCGCGCCGAGCGACTCGGGGTCGTCGGCGGGCAGCACCTCGTACAGCGAGCGCCACCACGACGGCTCGCGGCCCTCGACCGCCTCCCCCGACAGCAGGTCGACGACCTCGGCCAGCTCGACCCGGCGCACGCCCAGCGAGACCATCGCCGGGTGCCGGGCGGGCCAGCCGGTGGGCAGCAGGCCGGGCACGAAGTGGGCGACCGCGGCCAGCAGCTCGGCCGAGCCGGCCACCACGGCCGCCTCGCGGCCCGTGACCACCCAGCCGTCGCCCTGCGGCTCCCTGGCCGGATGCTCGACGCGCCACTCGGCGTCGGGCTCGTAGACCTCGGCGTCGGCGAACGACGGCGTCTGCACGGCCGGCGCCGGCGCCGACAGCGCGGGCAGCAGCGGCGTGTCGGGCAACCGCAGCAGGATGGCGCGGCGGATGCGGGCGTCGAGCTCGCCCTTGCCCATGAGCGCGGGCACCAGGTCGAGCAGCCTGGGGGTGCGCGGCAGCTCGCGCAGCAGCCTGACGTAGGCGTCGGCGACCTTGTCGACGAGGAAGTCGCTCAGCGGGCCCTTGGCCACGTGCCGCCGGTCGGTGGCCATCGGGAAGGAGGCGATGAGCAGGGCGGGCAGGTCGAGCGGCTCGTCGCTGGGCGTCGGCGCGTGCACCACCGGCGGCACCGTCGCGGGCAGCGGCCCCGGCTCGCCGGTGCCGGTGTGGGGGACGGCCCAGCGGACCGACCAGTAGGGCCGGGTGCGCTCCTCGGTCGGCCGGTCGGCGAAGAGCGCCGCCACCTCCTCGGGCGTGAACTCGCCCGAGTCCGACACCACGTGCCAGCCGTCGGCCACCACCGTGCGGACCTCGCCGTCGAGGTCGATCTCGATGGCCGTCAGCGCGGGCATGCCCAGCGGCAGCGCCGGGCTGGTCTCCGCCAGCATCCGGCGCACCGCCGCAACCGCCGCTTCGTCGCGCAGCGGCAGCCGGACCAACGTGTCGAACCCGTCGGGCACGTCCATCGGGTCGGCCGCGAACGGCAGACGCAGCAGCGGCACGTGGCCGGACCGGGAGTCCAGCTCGCCGGCGAGCTCCGGCACCGTGGACACCAGCGCGGCCGTCTCCTCGCGCGACCAGCGCACCGCCCGCGCGCCGCGCGAGCCGACGGCCGGCGCGTCGCAGACCGACACGACCGCGGCGAACCCGACACCGAACCGGCCGGCCGCACCCGCCTCGCCGCGTTTGCCGGAGACGCGGAGCGTCGACAGGCTCTCCACGCCGGTGGCGTCGAGGGGGGCGCCCGTGTTGGCGGCTGTCAGCACGTCGCCGCGCAGGGTCAGCCGGAGCACCCCGGGCACGCCGGCGCGCAGGGCCGCGTCGGCGGCGTTCTGGGCGAGCTCGACGATCAGCCGGTCACGGTAGCCGCCGAGGGCGAAGTCCTCCTCGGCGTTGGCGTCCTCGCGGAAACGGGCGGGCGAGGCCGTCCACGCGGCGAGCACGGCGGCCCGCATCCGGTCGGTGCCAAAGGTGTCGGTCATCGATCACGATCCTGGTTGAGGGTAGGGGGGCCACCGTAGGTTAGCGGCCCGCGCCGACACTCCCCGACCCATTGGCGGATCAGGAGTGGCCGAGCTCCTCGTCGGCCCGCTCGTCCACCGAGCCCGTCTCCTCCTCCATCAGGTCGAACCCCAGGTCGTCGAGGATCGGGGTGGCCTGCTCGACGGGGGGCGGCATGACGGCGGCCTCGGAGTGCGCGCCGCAGCCGTGGTCGGCGGCGACCACCTTGCCGTCGTCGGGCGCGTACTCATTGGCGCAGACCCCGAACGCCTGCCTCAGCCCACCCGACAGCAGCAAGTAGAAGCCGCAGGTGGAGCACTGCGCGGGAGCGGCGTGTGCGATCGGAGTGTGCGGCCCGTGCTCGCCCGAGTGCCAGCGACTGGCAGCCCGGTCCCTGCCGATGGCCGAGAGCACACGTGCCCGGCCCAGGCCGTACTCGAAAACCATCTGGCGGTCCGCGTCGTCGCCGGTGTCGGTGAAACCGGGCGCGAGCCGGTCGTCGTCCTCGTGGGTCGGCAGCAGGTC is drawn from Nonomuraea muscovyensis and contains these coding sequences:
- a CDS encoding MATE family efflux transporter, with protein sequence MTRVIKGILRAAVPLFLSMVTGMVGTLVVTAVLGRHDTVTLAAFAVMTAVLTPATAAVVGALRGLSPFVAPHRDDPAAAVPVLRDARWLTFLVGTAGALAVLAVPALAGAAGVPGEVVAELGPLPYLLALSLLVHASGGGATTVLVAFGRGRPVLWSSLAGTAVIIGCAVALVPPLGLTGVGIAWLLSGLAAVTVSNLALRRVLGVRVGQGRPRVAEIARLARVSLPLAATVLIKFGGLGVITFAAGTTNTRDAAAHAVLGTLTGLILVASVSVAQAALPEVARAGTPAEARRANRAAALLALAGTGVAALALLLSGDAVPSLFTDDAGVRERVVALLPLMLLASAADGTQAVQGIGLTGLKRSAASLRYFAAGYGLLVLAAVPVAAGWGIAGLWVAVAVANAGLVVLQGTGFHRHSARVGRVPVGA
- a CDS encoding aldo/keto reductase, whose translation is MDYVNLGRSGLKVSPLCLGTMNFGPVTSEEDSFAIMDRAHELGLNFFDTANVYGWKQGEGITEKILGNWFAKGGGRREKTVIATKLYGSMGDWPNDNLLSALNIRRACDASLKRMQTDYIDIYQAHHVDRNTPFDEFWEAMEVLRQQGKILYVGSSNFAGWHVAKAQETAARRGTFGLVSEQSHYNLLTRAVELEVLPACEDYGLGVIPWSPLAGGLLGGVLRKTDKGRSATENMVKELDKHRDKIEQFEKFCDELGEEPAYVALAWLLTRPAVTAPIIGPRTIEQLDGTMRTLEIRLDEQALARLDEIFPGHRTAPEDYAW
- the thpR gene encoding RNA 2',3'-cyclic phosphodiesterase produces the protein MRLFAAVVPPAGVLDEIERAIAPHVGQVPGLRWPERATWHITLGFFGEVPESALPELETRLARAVRRHAALDLAFTGFGAFSSLRRARVFWAGLSGDPMTRLADSVRAGARRAGAAQTDDKRFHPHLTLARAKAETDLRPLVESLEWFSGSPWRAESVRLVRSHQGAHVRYESLAEWVLAPSRPD
- a CDS encoding MFS transporter, whose translation is MFRSLKIRNYRMFAAGGAVSNVGTWLQRTAQDWLVLELTGGSAAALGMATALQFLPMLFFGMFGGVLADRYPKRPILIAAQSLMAGLALTIGVLTMTGAAQVWHVYVMAFVLGLISCVEVPTRQAFVVEMVGRQDLSNAIALNSSIFNLARVVGPAIAGVLIYVLGGTGPLFLINALTFAGVISSLVFMRKSELHLSDPVPRAKGQLREGLRYVLEREELLMPVLLIGFVSMFAQSFSMSIALMAREVFHAGASSFGLASSMFAVGALGGALLAARRARPSRRLLMAGAIGFGLFQVATGLAPFYPAYLLLLIPTGVALITVNTAANAGVQLATSPEMRGRVMGIYMLVFTGGAPIGAPLVGWLSELGGPRAGVMLSGMLVLVGVGLAVLLTRLIGARVRGPMALAA
- a CDS encoding MarR family winged helix-turn-helix transcriptional regulator, coding for MLTNTPQTSLRSDAGLASALRVSLARLTRRLRRQAAAHSLTPTQFATLAAVERHSGITPGELAELEKVQPPSMTRVIAALEERGLVSRTPHSTDRRQVTVTVTEAAQKLLKEERRRKEAWLTQRLKELTPEERAILRQAAPILEKLSRI
- a CDS encoding NCS2 family permease, which gives rise to MSDLKSRLDHFFGISARESTFSREIRGGLATFFTMAYIVVLNPIIIATAQDVQKQYIGDGTAGPNVALVAAGTAFVAGVMTILMGTVARVPFAMAAGLGINAFVAFSIAPVMTWEAAMGLVFLEGVIIGVLVLTGFRVAVFHAIPTELKTAISVGIGLFIALIGFVDAGFVRRATGGPALEMGIGGSLTSWPIFVFLVGLLVTAGLVARRVKGAILIGIVSTTVLAVIVELVARVGRFSAENPGGWQLNQPTVPKPSEIIGFHNPLTLFTEFDPFGAFSQVSVLLAVLFVFTLLITDFFDTMGTMVGVGRQAGLLREDGTLPRTKEILLVDSLGAAVGGAGSVSSNTTYIESAAGVGEGARTGLASVVTGLLFLGAIFFAPLVVIVPHEAAAPALVVVGFLMMTSVREIDFTDYEIAIPAFLTIVVMPFTYSISNGVGAGFISYVFIKIVRGKAREIHPLLWVVTLLFVLYFALGPIKALLGL
- a CDS encoding DUF2530 domain-containing protein, translated to MKQEWHPDPEPIETNDTATVAVGIGLWVLALVALLIFRPAPEHSWWIWTCVAGVVLGLMGLAYVRRRESQREVPGDR